The sequence CCGGGCCACTGGTCCCAACAGGCCTTCACTGCCCAGGCGTTCGGGGTCCAGTCCCCCCTCCCGGTGGCCCAGGTCCTCCCTGGAGGCCAGCCCCTCATCTGGGGCCAGGCCAACCTGTTCCCCGCCACCCAGCAGCAGTGGGCTGCCATGGCTGCTGGAGCCTTCTCCCCCACCGCCTACCTCCCCGGCCAGCCCGTGGGTGCGCTGCCTGCCGCCATGTTCCAGACCCTCACTCCCGTCACCGCCGTCACGCCGGCCGGAGACAGCCTTTTAGCTGCCGGCGGCGCGGCCtcgggccccgccccctcctcctcgtcgaGTCCGCAGCACGAGGACAGGGCACGGCTGAAGATGAGCAAGGAGATGTTCAAGGTAGGaggaggggctagcaggtgtTTAAGGTAGGAGGAGGGGCTAGTAGGTGTTTAAGGTAGGAGGAGGGGCTAGACGGTGTTTAAGGTAGGaggaggggctagcaggtgtttaaggtaggaggaggggctagcaggtgtTTAAGGTAGGAGGAGGGGCTAGACGGTGTTTAAGGTAGGAGGAGGGCTAGCAGGTGTTTAAGGTAGGAAAGTGGAGATAGGAGATGTTAGGTAAGGATAAGGTACTGAAGCTAATGAATATATGttgttcctccctcctcctcccctcctcccccccctcctcctcctcctcctccccctccccctcctccccctcctccccctcctcctccccctcctcctcctcctcctccccctccccctcctcctccccctcctcctccccctcctcctccccctcctccccctcctccccctcctcctcctcctccccctcctcctcctcctccccctccccctccccctcctcctccccctcctcctccccctccccctcctcctcctcctccccctcctcctcctcctcctcctccccctcctcctctccaggacttCCAGCTGGCGAAGCCTCCAGCCATGCCTGCGCGGCGTGGGGAGCCGTCCGGCCTGTCGGGCACCTCGGACGCCTTCAGCTCCTACTTCAGCCGCGTGGCACGGCCCAGGACACAGACGACTGCGACGACTTCGACATCTCTCAGATGAACCTGACCCCGGTCACCTCCACCACGCCCTCCACCAACTCACGTgaggacacacacggacacacacacacacacacacaagcagcattTTTGGACCTGTGCCAACCCGACCTCTCCCTCCAGcgcccacccccgcccccaggcAGAGCTCCCCCTCCAAATCGTCAGCGTCCCACGTGAGCGACCCACCGACCGACGCCACCGACCCCCCCACGGACGACTCGTTCGGGAGGCGGAGGGCAGCCCCAGTCGAAGTGGGGAGGAGGACACTGTGAGTAGTGTGGCTGTGAGACTACCCCAAtgaggctgtctgtgtgtgtgtgtgtgtgtgtgtgtgtgtgtgtgtgtgtgtgtgtgtgtgtgtgtgtgtgtgtgtgtgtgtgtgtgtgtgtgtgcgtgcgtgcgttcaAATCTGATGATGAATACCCTGTGCAGGTAGGTACATTACTGCGCCAGGTAATTACCCTTTGtgattgtgtacgtgtgtgtgtgtgtgtgtgtatgtgtgtgtgtgtgtggtcagtaaaGCGTTAAATGAGGTGTTGGAGTTGTCAGGGACATCATTAAGCTGTAATGAATGGCAACCCAGTAGATTCATACATCAAGCAGCACGGACAAAACAGGACAGGACCCTTACTCCTTATCTGGGGAATTAATATTTATCGTACAGGTAGCATCTAGATCTCTGAGACTGAGAGTCCCTCAGCAGTGACTTTCCCAGTAGTGAattagtctgcctgtctgactggtaGTCTGATGGTCTGGCTGgtagtctgcctgtctggcagGTAACAGCAGCCCTGTAAGGAGACTTAATGAAACACAAAGCTAGCCACAGGCCCACTGCTGTGTTAATGCCAGGGAGAAATGGGAGAGTTTGTTGAAAATAAAGTGGGAGTAAGAGAGTggaagaggctgagagagaaacagtctctcgctcttttACCAGTGGGGGTGTTAAAAGCTGAGGTGTTTTAAGGGAAAACTTTCAATCAATACTGTGATCTCTAAAAGCCTTTAGAGCtgaccactgtatgtgtgtgtgtgttccacagcaGAGAAAGTGCTAGGTTCCTCTGAAGGTCGCatgaagatggatggatggtctcTTTGCTGCCTCCTTTTTCCAACCGTCTTTCTCAACTGTCTTTCAACTGTCTTTCAACTGctcctcttttctctgtttttcCTATTTTCCTCGTTGCCTTCctgcctttcttcctctcctgccctccctccctccctccaggggtgtggctctgcctctccctgccccagtGAGACAGCAGTGCCCGGCCCGGCCCAGCCCAGTCCTGAGGCAGGAAGCTAGATAGCCCTGGGGCATGGTAGGTAgcactgcctctcttcctcctcctcatcccctcgtTCTGTAACTGCCTGGTCACCTGCTCCCTCCACTCACCATCACATCAGCATGTGTGGCgtgagctgtctctctctctctacctctctctttctctctctctacctctctctttctctctacctctctctttctctctctctctacctctctctgtctccctttctttgcttctctcttcctgcctgtgCCTGCTGCTCTATGTGCTCTAGAATCTTCCCTTTCAGTGtatctgttgtggttgtgttcctttgtgagtgtgtgcatcctGTGgctttgtcctgtgtgtgtgtgtgtgcatgtgtgtgtgtatgtgtgtgtgtgtgtgcatgtgtgtgtgttctgtcttccTCTACCCCAACGAGGTGTGTGAGTTTCTCCAACCTGTTAAGAcaaccttggtgtgtgtgtttgtacgacATCAACCTCTCGCCCTCAGCTCTcgttgtgtctgtctgcagtgtgtccTCACACACTCGTGCTGCACTCCTCCACGGCAACCGTCAGCGACGCCGGGCGCGAGCAGTGCATCATGGGAGATGTGTCCCGTCTTATCACCCAGCGCGCGCGCCCGCGGCGACGTGTCATGTTTTAATGCGAAACGATTCCTGCCGTCATGGAATGCACGCGTCAGCCCGGACGGAACAGGAAGGACCTCTAATGAAAGTGGCGTGTCACATCCTGCCGCCAGGGGAAAGAGGAAGCTGTCTAGCGGCTCAGAGATTGAATGTGGACAGGTCACCATCACCATCGGTTACGCCGAACAGGCAGGGACGGAGGGAGTGTACTGGCAGCTGAAAACCCGCAGTTAGAAAGTCTCTGACAGGAACATCGGATAGCTGTTTACAAACTGTACTTGTCATTGGCATGTCAATACGCCTCTACCCACACATGTACttactcagaaacacacacacacacacacatgaatgcagGAACATTGGTATTTTCGGGACGAccccccagtgtgtgttctcgcccacacactctctcgctctctggctCTTTAATGATAACTCCTGGCGTGCAGTCCCACTCGAGGAAATATTTAATGATTGAGTTCTCATCAGTTAATGCTGGGCTGCCTGGATTAATGACTGCCTGGACCTAATTGGTATTAATTAAAACCTCAGAAGCCTCACAGCCTTTGTCTctcaggaggaggcggaggaggagaggtttaGCGCTCGGCTCCCCCCGCTTGCCTCCACTAGTGTGTCCTCCAGCCCCGAGGAGACCAAGGCCCTTCATGTTGGCAGCTCGGCCCAGATGAGAGGCTGGAAATGGGGTTCATGGGGCAGAGTATCTGGGCCTCTCAGCTGGGCTGGTGTGGGtctggagcagggctgaggtCTGGACCCAGGGTCGTGTTCTAAGCGGTGGGCCGCGCTTCTCTAACTATTTGGGGTTGATGTGCAGAGTGATCTTCACAGCTGGACTCATTAGTGTCTGGTTCTGGTCCAGTGGAGATGCTCACATATGGTGTTTACCTGCTCCATCAGaaccactcccacacacacacacacacacacacacctgtgcattAGACCTAGTCATCATTCCGCAGTCAAACACACCTGTgccagcctccacagccacctgtGCTTTAGTCAAAGCcaaagtcagtgtgtgtgtgagtgtgtgtgtgtccattggcAGTGATTGCCTCTTCTCCATGTCCCTCGTCGGCCGAGGTACCAGACCGACATGTGTTGTGGCTggcgggggtggaggcaggggtggaggaggggggaggaggggggaggaggggggagggcgaaGATCTCATcatgcctcccctgcctccaagGTGTCTGCCATGAAATGCTCGCTTTCCACGGTCCACTGAGCAATCTCACAGTGCTCCGTTGGAACGCTCGGTTCTGGACCCACCAgcctggcacgcacacacacgcacacatgcccacacttCCTTTATCCAGCCAGTCTGGCTCCTGGCTCGTTGGTCTTCCACCCTCGCCCCTGCTCGCCCTCCTCTCTTGCCCAGGCTGGTCCTCTCCTGGCTGGGATGAGGCATCGGAGACAGTCCCTGTAGCCTGTAGCCTGTGGGTGGGTGATGCGGGCTgacagggctgggtgggggcCTGAGTTGTGTAAAGTATGCTGGCTGTCACTgctgctctccttcctctctgtcagcTCTCACTGGGGGTCCTAGCAGCTGCTGTCTGCTGGGTGTCTGGCCctgttcccctctccct is a genomic window of Osmerus mordax isolate fOsmMor3 chromosome 26, fOsmMor3.pri, whole genome shotgun sequence containing:
- the dab1a gene encoding LOW QUALITY PROTEIN: DAB adaptor protein 1a (The sequence of the model RefSeq protein was modified relative to this genomic sequence to represent the inferred CDS: inserted 2 bases in 2 codons; deleted 1 base in 1 codon), producing the protein MDSFLENGQTETADTAQQTQPQQTQPQQTQPQQTQPVLQTQAAVEYDLIDLDLYTVTQNINQLELFGDMSTPPDITSPSTPASPAYTLDPSLGLQPPTELFAPFNPASVPSGYVTMGAVPPGHWSQQAFTAQAFGVQSPLPVAQVLPGGQPLIWGQANLFPATQQQWAAMAAGAFSPTAYLPGQPVGALPAAMFQTLTPVTAVTPAGDSLLAAGGAASGPAPSSSSSPQHEDRARLKMSKEMFKDFQLAKPPAMPARRGEPSGLSGTSDAFSSYFSRXGTAQDTDDCDDFDISQMNLTPVTSTTPSTNSPPTPAPRQSSPSKSSASHVSDPPTDATDPPTDDSFGXAEGSPSRSGEEDTCVLTHSCCTPPRQPSATPGASSASWEMCPVLSPSARARGDVSCFNAKRFLPSWNARVSPDGTGRTSNESGVSHPAARGKRKLSSGSEIECGQVTITIGYAEQAGTEGVYWQLKTRS